One stretch of Oncorhynchus clarkii lewisi isolate Uvic-CL-2024 chromosome 3, UVic_Ocla_1.0, whole genome shotgun sequence DNA includes these proteins:
- the LOC139402738 gene encoding uncharacterized protein C3orf38 homolog isoform X2, giving the protein MPVLSDTERKGCKHMLGIMSRGDILSLSDTVTNKMIAVENITEAVEAILSYTKDTEELLKRKKVHRDVIFKYLAKEGVVMPPNSDKHQLVKRTLEFWSTGKALDYQTPAVETSLSLRPAESVSVSSEAGYSPGFDHLSLARQFCQWFFQLLNSQNPSLRQPPGDWGPQHFWEDVRLRLFSSAVGQQMEEFHGSELTSLRLLALARDERLLLSPNLDPPGLKVLSSPHGLVLVAVAGTIHRDDVCLGVYEQVFGLIRSPLEQNSWKIKFVNLKIKGQDALGGAEELASPALTCSSSELQLLCR; this is encoded by the exons ATGCCTGTATTGTCCGATACGGAGCGTAAGGGCTGTAAACATATGTTGGGTATCATGTCAAGGGGCGACATACTTTCGCTTAGCGATACAGTCACCAACAAAATGATTGCAGTGGAAAACATTACAG AAGCAGTTGAGGCCATTCTTTCATACACCAAGGATACGGAGGAGCTGCTAAAACGAAAAAAGGTCCATCGTGACGTTATATTCAAGTACCTGGCAAAGGAGGGGGTGGTGATGCCCCCCAACAGTGATAAACACCAGCTAGTGAAGCGGACTCTAGAGTTTTGGTCTACTGGGAAG GCATTGGACTATCAAACCCCAGCAGTTGAGACCAGCCTAAGTCTGAGACCAGCTGAGAGTGTCTCTGTTTCCTCTGAGGCAGGGTACAGTCCTGGTTTTGACCACCTGTCCTTGGCCAGACAGTTCTGTCAGTGGTTCTTCCAGCTTCTCAACAGTCAGAACCCCTCCCTGCGCCAGCCTCCTGGGGACTGGGGACCACAACACTTCTGGGAGGACGTCCGTCTGCGCCTCTTCTCCAG tgCTGTTGGCCAACAAATGGAAGAATTCCATGGCTCTGAGCTGACTAGCCTGCGTCTCCTGGCCCTGGCGAGGGACGAGAGGCTCCTGTTGAGCCCCAACCTTGACCCTCCTGGCCTGAAGGTCCTGTCCTCCCCCCACGGCCTGGTGTTGGTGGCTGTGGCAGGGACCATTCACAGAGATGATGTCTGCTTAGGAGTATATGAACAGGTGTTTGGCCTCATCCGCTCACCGCTGGAACAGAACAGCTGGAAGATCAAGTTTGTCAACCTGAAGATCAAGGGGCAGGACGCCCTGGGAGGAGCAGAGGAGCTGGCCTCTCCTGCACTGACCTGCAGCTCCTCTGAACTACAGCTGCTCTGCAGATGA
- the LOC139402738 gene encoding uncharacterized protein C3orf38 homolog isoform X1 yields the protein MALSLLLLFTGSVQILAEPLRDAVFPPGRSLWYPRVVDDGSTTTAIAEAVEAILSYTKDTEELLKRKKVHRDVIFKYLAKEGVVMPPNSDKHQLVKRTLEFWSTGKALDYQTPAVETSLSLRPAESVSVSSEAGYSPGFDHLSLARQFCQWFFQLLNSQNPSLRQPPGDWGPQHFWEDVRLRLFSSAVGQQMEEFHGSELTSLRLLALARDERLLLSPNLDPPGLKVLSSPHGLVLVAVAGTIHRDDVCLGVYEQVFGLIRSPLEQNSWKIKFVNLKIKGQDALGGAEELASPALTCSSSELQLLCR from the exons ATGGCACTGTCACTTCTGCTTCTGTTTACAGGCAGCGTGCAAATACTTGCGGAACCTTTGAGGGATGCCGTGTTTCCTCCCGGACGTTCCCTTTGGTACCCTCGAGTGGTGGATGACGGAAGTACAACCACAGCCATTGCAG AAGCAGTTGAGGCCATTCTTTCATACACCAAGGATACGGAGGAGCTGCTAAAACGAAAAAAGGTCCATCGTGACGTTATATTCAAGTACCTGGCAAAGGAGGGGGTGGTGATGCCCCCCAACAGTGATAAACACCAGCTAGTGAAGCGGACTCTAGAGTTTTGGTCTACTGGGAAG GCATTGGACTATCAAACCCCAGCAGTTGAGACCAGCCTAAGTCTGAGACCAGCTGAGAGTGTCTCTGTTTCCTCTGAGGCAGGGTACAGTCCTGGTTTTGACCACCTGTCCTTGGCCAGACAGTTCTGTCAGTGGTTCTTCCAGCTTCTCAACAGTCAGAACCCCTCCCTGCGCCAGCCTCCTGGGGACTGGGGACCACAACACTTCTGGGAGGACGTCCGTCTGCGCCTCTTCTCCAG tgCTGTTGGCCAACAAATGGAAGAATTCCATGGCTCTGAGCTGACTAGCCTGCGTCTCCTGGCCCTGGCGAGGGACGAGAGGCTCCTGTTGAGCCCCAACCTTGACCCTCCTGGCCTGAAGGTCCTGTCCTCCCCCCACGGCCTGGTGTTGGTGGCTGTGGCAGGGACCATTCACAGAGATGATGTCTGCTTAGGAGTATATGAACAGGTGTTTGGCCTCATCCGCTCACCGCTGGAACAGAACAGCTGGAAGATCAAGTTTGTCAACCTGAAGATCAAGGGGCAGGACGCCCTGGGAGGAGCAGAGGAGCTGGCCTCTCCTGCACTGACCTGCAGCTCCTCTGAACTACAGCTGCTCTGCAGATGA
- the LOC139402712 gene encoding uncharacterized protein isoform X1: MGETEGRVLGRVTVYSVLGCPHCVQAKTSLGRLGLPVCDVDMGKHPELRDSVKELTGRSTVPQIFFNSVHIGGNDDLQELLPEELERLVRLVREEPVLSEALPLPLPEENQSDGPDTAEEADGEFKCERHALADVVEDLKQSDVIGFQWRGLSMCRNSFTGAQLVGWLQKERGMEMTKACETGQMLLDRKYMVGVAGAGKGEGFGVSDRLYRLMERNPHSALNAGQTAACSPLQAAELSAILRNMILKLFSEYLSSDGKCVDYKAMSLSPVFERYCELAVQLQRVELLSLTREEKLAFFINTYNALVIHGNVRMGAPTNTWQRYKFFNYVSYLIGGEVFTLQDIENGVLRGNRKGVAQLLKPFSKTDPRLQVALPDAEPLIHFALNCGAMGCPPIKTYTPQDIDSQLRTAAESFLENDDGCVVDSEKGEVRLSQIFKWYKADFGGTDEKLLNWILEHMGDSPKRSSLQSVLSSGKIKVSYLPYDWSTNSSH; the protein is encoded by the exons ATGGGGGAGACtgagggcagggtgctgggcagGGTGACGGTGTACTCTGTGCTGGGCTGTCCCCACTGTGTGCAGGCTAAGACAAGCCTTGGCCGTCTGGGTCTGCCTGTGTGTGATGTAGACATGGGAAAGCACCCAGAGCTCCGGGACAGTGTGAAGGAGCTGACCGGACGGAGCACAGTTCCTCAGATCTTCTTCAACAGTGTCCACATCGGGGGGAATGATGACCTGCAGGAACTG CTTCCAGAGGAGTTGGAGCGTCTAGTGCGTTTGGTGAGGGAGGAGCCTGTCTTGTCAGaagccctgcccctgcccctgcccgaGGAGAACCAATCAGATGGCCCAGACACAGCTGAGGAGGCTGATGGAG AGTTTAAGTGTGAGAGGCATGCGTTAGCGGACGTGGTAGAGGATCTCAAGCAGAGCGATGTGATTGGATTTCagtggaggggactgagcatgtgCAGAAACAGCTTCACAGGAGCAcagctggttggctggctgcagAAAGAGAGGGGCATGG AGATGACTAAGGCATGTGAGACTGGGCAGATGTTACTGGACAGGAAGTACATGGTGGGCGTGGCTGGGgcagggaagggggaggggtttGGAGTGAGTGACAGGCTGTACAGGCTGATGGAACGCAACCCTCACTCGGCCCTGAACGCAGGACAGACTGCTGCATGCTCTCCTTTACAGG ctgctGAGTTGTCTGCCATTCTAAGGAATATGATCCTGAAGTTGTTCTCTGAGTACCTCTCTTCTGATGGAAAG TGTGTGGACTACAAGGCCATGTCCCTGAGCCCAGTGTTTGAGCGCTACTGTGAGCTGGCTGTTCAGCTACAAAGAGTGGAGCTGCTGTCGCTGACCAGAGAGGAGAAACTAGCCTTCTTCATCAACACCTACAACGCTCTGGTCATCCACGGAAACGTCCGGATGGGAGCCCCAACCAACACGTGGCAGAGATACAAG TTCTTTAACTACGTGAGCTACCTGATTGGAGGAGAGGTGTTCACTCTGCAGGACATAGAGAACGGAGTTCTGAGAGGGAACAGAAAGGGCGTCGCACAGCTTCTCAAGCCCTTCTCTAAGACTGACCCTCGTCTACAG GTGGCTCTCCCAGACGCTGAGCCTCTCATCCATTTTGCGCTGAACTGTGGAGCTATGGGCTGTCCACCCATCAAAACATACACTCCACAG GACATCGATAGTCAGCTGCGCACGGCGGCCGAGTCCTTCCTGGAGAAcgatgatggctgtgtggtggattCTGAGAAGGGGGAGGTCCGTCTCAGCCAAATATTTAAGTGGTACAAGGCAGACTTCGGAGGCACAGATGAGAAG CTGTTGAACTGGATCCTGGAGCACATGGGGGATTCTCCCAAGAGGTCCAGCCTGCAGAGTGTCCTCTCCTCTGGGAAAATCAAAGTCAGCTACCTGCCCTACGACTGGAGCACCAACAGCTCTCACTGA
- the LOC139402712 gene encoding uncharacterized protein isoform X2, with the protein MGETEGRVLGRVTVYSVLGCPHCVQAKTSLGRLGLPVCDVDMGKHPELRDSVKELTGRSTVPQIFFNSVHIGGNDDLQELLPEELERLVRLVREEPVLSEALPLPLPEENQSDGPDTAEEADGAAELSAILRNMILKLFSEYLSSDGKCVDYKAMSLSPVFERYCELAVQLQRVELLSLTREEKLAFFINTYNALVIHGNVRMGAPTNTWQRYKFFNYVSYLIGGEVFTLQDIENGVLRGNRKGVAQLLKPFSKTDPRLQVALPDAEPLIHFALNCGAMGCPPIKTYTPQDIDSQLRTAAESFLENDDGCVVDSEKGEVRLSQIFKWYKADFGGTDEKLLNWILEHMGDSPKRSSLQSVLSSGKIKVSYLPYDWSTNSSH; encoded by the exons ATGGGGGAGACtgagggcagggtgctgggcagGGTGACGGTGTACTCTGTGCTGGGCTGTCCCCACTGTGTGCAGGCTAAGACAAGCCTTGGCCGTCTGGGTCTGCCTGTGTGTGATGTAGACATGGGAAAGCACCCAGAGCTCCGGGACAGTGTGAAGGAGCTGACCGGACGGAGCACAGTTCCTCAGATCTTCTTCAACAGTGTCCACATCGGGGGGAATGATGACCTGCAGGAACTG CTTCCAGAGGAGTTGGAGCGTCTAGTGCGTTTGGTGAGGGAGGAGCCTGTCTTGTCAGaagccctgcccctgcccctgcccgaGGAGAACCAATCAGATGGCCCAGACACAGCTGAGGAGGCTGATGGAG ctgctGAGTTGTCTGCCATTCTAAGGAATATGATCCTGAAGTTGTTCTCTGAGTACCTCTCTTCTGATGGAAAG TGTGTGGACTACAAGGCCATGTCCCTGAGCCCAGTGTTTGAGCGCTACTGTGAGCTGGCTGTTCAGCTACAAAGAGTGGAGCTGCTGTCGCTGACCAGAGAGGAGAAACTAGCCTTCTTCATCAACACCTACAACGCTCTGGTCATCCACGGAAACGTCCGGATGGGAGCCCCAACCAACACGTGGCAGAGATACAAG TTCTTTAACTACGTGAGCTACCTGATTGGAGGAGAGGTGTTCACTCTGCAGGACATAGAGAACGGAGTTCTGAGAGGGAACAGAAAGGGCGTCGCACAGCTTCTCAAGCCCTTCTCTAAGACTGACCCTCGTCTACAG GTGGCTCTCCCAGACGCTGAGCCTCTCATCCATTTTGCGCTGAACTGTGGAGCTATGGGCTGTCCACCCATCAAAACATACACTCCACAG GACATCGATAGTCAGCTGCGCACGGCGGCCGAGTCCTTCCTGGAGAAcgatgatggctgtgtggtggattCTGAGAAGGGGGAGGTCCGTCTCAGCCAAATATTTAAGTGGTACAAGGCAGACTTCGGAGGCACAGATGAGAAG CTGTTGAACTGGATCCTGGAGCACATGGGGGATTCTCCCAAGAGGTCCAGCCTGCAGAGTGTCCTCTCCTCTGGGAAAATCAAAGTCAGCTACCTGCCCTACGACTGGAGCACCAACAGCTCTCACTGA